A segment of the Planctomycetota bacterium genome:
GTGGGCCGGGATCGACCGGTTCCTCGCCGACCCGGCGATCGCGCCGTGGCTCGAGCCGTTCCGGGCCCGCCACGGCCTCGCGCCGGTCCGCGGCATCCTCCGCGACTGGTGGCACTCGCCGACCCGCGTGCTGGGGATGTTTCCCGAGTGGTTCGCCCCACCGCAGCCCGACTGGCCGCCGCAGACGCGCCTCGGCGGCTTCCCGCTCTACAGCGAGGAAGGGGTGAGCGCACCGGAGCGGGCAACCGCCGCCTGGATCGAGTCGGGCCCTCCGCCGATCGTCTTCACGCCCGGCTCGGCCAACGTCTTCGGCCACGCCTTCTTCGCCGCCGCCGTCGAGGCCTGCGGGATCCTCGGCCGCCGCGGGCTGTTGCTCTCGCGCTTTCCCGGGCAGGTGCCCGCGGCGTTGCCGGACCACGTGTGCCACGTCGACTTTCTCCCCTTCCGCTGGCTCCTGCCCCGGGCGGCGGCGCTGGTCCACCACGGCGGCATCGGCTCGGCGTCGCAGGCCCTCGCCGCCGGGATCCCGCAGGTGATCATGCCGCTGGGGTTCGACCAGTTCGACAACCTCGCGCGCGTCGAGCGGCTCGGCGTCGGCACGGGCCTCGTGCCCCGGAGGTTCCGCGGGCCGGCTCTGGCTGCCCGTCTCGGGAATCTGCTCGGCGACAGCGCCGTCGCCGCGGCCTGTGCCGCGCTCGCCGCGAAGATCGCGGCCGAGGACGGCATCGGCCGCGCCGCCGACGAGGTCTGCCGGCTGCTGCCGCACACGACGATCGTCGCCCGCCCGCATTAGCGCGCGGCGCGCCGCTCCTCGAGCGCCGTCACCAGCTCGCGGACCTTGTCGAGGTCCACCCCCTCGGGGGCGTTGTCGAGGAGCCAGCGGGCGTCGGCCAGCGCCGTCTCGAGCCGCTCGAGCCGCGTCGCCACGATCATCCGCCGGACGCGCGACGAGACCGTCTCCGGCTCGAGCGCCAAGGTCGCGTCGAGGTAGCGGAGCAGTGCCTCGGGGCGGTCCTCGCGCTCGGCGATCCCGATCAGGTTGCCGAGGATCCGCACGAGGATCGCCCGCGGGCCGACGACGGCCAGGTGGTCGTCGACAAGCTCGATCCCCTGCACGTCGCGGAGCAGTGCCGCCACGCCGGCCCGGTCGAGCTGCTTTCCACCGTCGAAGACGTCGATCCACACCGGCTCCCCGCCGGCGGGGTCGTGGCGGACGATGAAGTGGCCGGGAAGGCCGACCCCCTCGATGACCAGGCCGAGGCGCCGGGCGAGCTCCATGTAGACGACCGCCAGCGTGATCGGGATCCCCTCGCGGTCGTCGAGCACCTCGCTGACGTAGCTGTTGGCGCGGTTGTAGTAGTCGCCGCGGCTGCCGTGGAACCCGAGCTCGGAAAACAGGACGCGGTCGAGGGCGGCGCGCCGCGCCGCTTCGTCGGCGTCGGCGGGGAGCCCCGCGGCGACGTCGCGCGCGAGGCGCTCGAGCTGGCGCACAGACGCCTCGACGTCGAGCGCCGGGTCGTCGAGCTTGGCGACCAGCAGCGCCCCGCGGAGCAGGTCGATCGACTCGTCCTCGCGGACCGCCGTGGCGACCAGCGCCCCGATCGTCTTCCGTGCCTCGACGCCGCCGGCCAGCTCCTCGAGCCACGCCGCCTCGCGGCGCAGGTCTTCGCTGCGCGCGCGGAGCGCGGCGGCGCGGTCGTCGCCTTCGAGGAGGCGCGCGATCGAGTCGGGGGCGGGGCGGCCGTCGGCGGGGGGCGGGCCGGCGAGCCGGCCGGCGGCGTCGCGCGCGGCGGCGTCGGGGCGTGCCGGCGGCAGCGAGCGGCCCACGGCAAATCCGCGGAACGCCGCCTCGGTGCCGCGGAAGGCGGCCAGGCCGACGCGGCCGCCGGCGGGGCCGTCCAGCGCGACGGCGAACGCTTCGACGTCGTTGACGAAGCCGACGATCCGGCCCGCCTCGCGGCGGACGCGGAGGTGGTTCCATTCCCCGGGGCGGTAGGCGTCGCTTTGCAGTTCGCGGAGGATGTTCCACGACGTCACGTCGGGCCCGTCGAAGCGCGTCAGCCGGAGCTTCCCCGCCGAGGGATAGAAGCCGTGGTGACGGTCGCCGCCGTCGGCGGTGAACACGAGCCCCGCGGCCCCCGATTCGTCGTCGAGTTTCACCCACGTCGCCACCTCGTAGGGCACGGCAGGCGGCGGCTCGACGGCCAGGCAGAGCGAACGCCCGCCGAAGCCGGTCCCCACGCCGGCGACGGTGATCCGCCCGGCGCGCTGCCGCCAGCGGGCGCCGCCGAGCGCCGTCCATTCCGACGGATCGAGGGCGCCGATCGTCAGCCAGCGCTCCATCGACACTGGAT
Coding sequences within it:
- a CDS encoding glycosyltransferase family 1 protein, producing the protein MTRPAAPLVILCAVGSSGDVHPFVGLGRELVARGCRVTLLAAGYFRGLAERAGLRFVDPLPDLDFATAIADPVIWDRYRGTKVILEKMGRPLLEGLHATLVGLDEPGRTLVVASSLAFGARVAAETHAIPLVSVHLSPALFRSVYDSPRLPAGWTHVGPRWWRRLQWAGIDRFLADPAIAPWLEPFRARHGLAPVRGILRDWWHSPTRVLGMFPEWFAPPQPDWPPQTRLGGFPLYSEEGVSAPERATAAWIESGPPPIVFTPGSANVFGHAFFAAAVEACGILGRRGLLLSRFPGQVPAALPDHVCHVDFLPFRWLLPRAAALVHHGGIGSASQALAAGIPQVIMPLGFDQFDNLARVERLGVGTGLVPRRFRGPALAARLGNLLGDSAVAAACAALAAKIAAEDGIGRAADEVCRLLPHTTIVARPH
- a CDS encoding trypsin-like serine protease encodes the protein MRGLVVCTLLVVALAAVRRAGAADELSVEEVARRVRGSVVTIRHIGRGERDQGLGTGFVVAADGLVATNLHVIGEARPVSVELADGSRHDVIAVHAVDRAADLAIVRIARQGLAPLALGDPKSLADGQEVVAVGNPHGLERSVVAGRVSGKREIDGRSMIQLAIPIEPGNSGGPLLDRQGRVHGVLTMKSLVTPSLGFAVAADRLTPLLADPNPVSMERWLTIGALDPSEWTALGGARWRQRAGRITVAGVGTGFGGRSLCLAVEPPPAVPYEVATWVKLDDESGAAGLVFTADGGDRHHGFYPSAGKLRLTRFDGPDVTSWNILRELQSDAYRPGEWNHLRVRREAGRIVGFVNDVEAFAVALDGPAGGRVGLAAFRGTEAAFRGFAVGRSLPPARPDAAARDAAGRLAGPPPADGRPAPDSIARLLEGDDRAAALRARSEDLRREAAWLEELAGGVEARKTIGALVATAVREDESIDLLRGALLVAKLDDPALDVEASVRQLERLARDVAAGLPADADEAARRAALDRVLFSELGFHGSRGDYYNRANSYVSEVLDDREGIPITLAVVYMELARRLGLVIEGVGLPGHFIVRHDPAGGEPVWIDVFDGGKQLDRAGVAALLRDVQGIELVDDHLAVVGPRAILVRILGNLIGIAEREDRPEALLRYLDATLALEPETVSSRVRRMIVATRLERLETALADARWLLDNAPEGVDLDKVRELVTALEERRAAR